From Blastochloris viridis, one genomic window encodes:
- a CDS encoding MFS transporter: MLEGRPDTGMARLPVLTVVALVATCAGIYVASQFLRNSVGVIAPDLARELTLSASEIGLLSSLFFLVFAGAQVPLGIALDRFGPKACILASVSLAVAGALLFATAGSFAELLVARLLMGLGCAALLMAPLALYARWFPPDRFATLLGIQIGVGNLGTVIATAPLAYATAAVGWRNPFLVVAALVAVAAVLVAVVVRDNPPGRRVAPKRESLADSVAGVAQAIRTKDAWRLFLLHTSGYAMYATVLGLWGGPYLTHVHGFELAQRGNMLLLLAATQIVGSILWGFSDRVFGSYRVPTMLGTIGSAALLLFLAASGPLSDTGLMVWFAAFGLVAAFPPVMMAHGKSLFPLHLVGRGITLMNLANMGGVFVWQALTGVVMDLFPASGGTYPVTAYHTVFALLACTALVLTAIYAGARDPRREP, translated from the coding sequence TTGCTCGAAGGCAGGCCTGACACCGGCATGGCGCGGCTGCCGGTGTTGACCGTTGTCGCGCTGGTGGCGACCTGCGCCGGCATTTATGTCGCAAGCCAGTTCCTGCGCAATTCGGTCGGCGTCATCGCGCCCGATCTTGCGCGCGAGCTGACGCTGAGCGCCTCCGAAATCGGATTGTTGTCGAGCCTGTTCTTTCTGGTGTTCGCCGGCGCCCAGGTGCCGCTCGGCATTGCGCTCGACCGCTTCGGTCCCAAGGCCTGCATTCTCGCCTCGGTGTCGCTGGCGGTGGCGGGCGCGCTGCTGTTCGCCACTGCCGGCAGCTTTGCCGAGTTGCTGGTGGCGCGGCTGCTGATGGGGCTCGGCTGTGCCGCGCTGCTGATGGCGCCGCTGGCGCTCTATGCCCGCTGGTTTCCGCCGGATCGCTTCGCAACCTTGCTTGGCATTCAGATCGGGGTCGGCAATCTCGGCACGGTGATCGCGACCGCGCCGCTGGCCTATGCAACGGCGGCGGTGGGGTGGCGCAACCCGTTCCTCGTCGTCGCGGCGCTGGTGGCGGTGGCCGCGGTACTGGTGGCGGTGGTGGTGCGCGACAATCCGCCGGGGCGGCGGGTGGCGCCGAAGCGCGAGTCGCTGGCGGACAGCGTCGCCGGGGTGGCGCAGGCGATTCGAACCAAGGACGCCTGGCGGCTGTTTCTGCTCCACACCAGCGGCTATGCCATGTACGCCACCGTGCTCGGGCTGTGGGGCGGACCCTACCTCACCCACGTCCACGGCTTCGAGCTTGCCCAGCGCGGCAACATGCTGCTGCTGCTTGCCGCAACCCAGATCGTCGGCTCGATCCTGTGGGGCTTTTCCGACCGGGTGTTCGGCAGCTACCGGGTGCCGACCATGCTCGGCACCATCGGATCGGCGGCCTTGCTGCTGTTTCTCGCCGCCAGCGGGCCACTGTCCGACACCGGACTGATGGTGTGGTTCGCCGCCTTCGGGCTGGTCGCGGCATTTCCGCCGGTGATGATGGCGCACGGCAAGTCGCTGTTCCCGCTCCATTTGGTCGGCCGCGGTATCACCTTGATGAACCTTGCCAATATGGGTGGGGTGTTCGTGTGGCAGGCGCTCACCGGCGTGGTGATGGACCTGTTTCCCGCCAGCGGCGGCACCTATCCGGTGACGGCCTACCATACCGTGTTCGCGCTTCTTGCCTGCACCGCGCTGGTGCTGACCGCGATCTATGCCGGCGCGCGCGATCCTCGCCGGGAGCCGTGA
- the hisN gene encoding histidinol-phosphatase — MRAVDFAAFVDELATVSAAAILPFFRTAIGIDDKRKQGQFDPVTDADRAGEVAMRSLITRTFPEHGILGEEFGRERADATWVWTLDPIDGTKSFIAGIPAWGTLIGLMRDGVPVYGMMHQPFVGERFTGDGAGARYRGPAGPRDLMVRPCTELSDAVLFTTSPRLFADSDLERFQRIEREAKLSRYGGDCYAYCMVAAGLIDVVIETGLDDHDIVPLIPIIEGAGGIVTNWEGGTAAKGGRVVAAGDRRLHDKVLKILNA; from the coding sequence ATGCGCGCCGTCGATTTCGCCGCCTTCGTGGACGAACTCGCCACCGTTTCGGCGGCGGCGATTCTGCCGTTCTTTCGCACCGCCATCGGCATCGACGACAAGCGCAAGCAGGGTCAGTTCGATCCCGTCACCGACGCCGACCGCGCCGGCGAGGTGGCGATGCGCAGCCTGATCACGCGGACCTTTCCCGAGCACGGCATCCTCGGCGAGGAATTCGGCCGCGAGCGGGCCGACGCCACCTGGGTGTGGACGCTCGATCCCATCGACGGCACCAAATCCTTCATCGCCGGCATTCCGGCCTGGGGCACGCTGATCGGCCTGATGCGCGATGGCGTGCCTGTCTACGGCATGATGCACCAGCCCTTCGTCGGCGAGCGCTTCACCGGCGACGGCGCCGGCGCGCGGTATCGCGGCCCGGCCGGGCCGCGCGACCTGATGGTGCGGCCCTGCACCGAATTGTCGGATGCGGTGCTGTTCACCACCAGCCCGCGGCTGTTCGCCGACAGCGACCTCGAACGGTTCCAGCGCATCGAGCGCGAGGCCAAGCTGTCGCGCTACGGCGGCGATTGCTACGCCTACTGCATGGTGGCCGCCGGGCTGATCGACGTCGTGATCGAAACCGGGCTCGACGACCACGACATCGTGCCGCTGATCCCGATCATCGAGGGCGCCGGCGGCATCGTCACCAACTGGGAAGGCGGCACCGCCGCCAAGGGCGGCCGCGTCGTCGCCGCCGGCGACCGCCGCCTGCACGACAAGGTGCTGAAGATCCTGAACGCCTGA
- the gltB gene encoding glutamate synthase large subunit translates to MGAHDLRSSTERQIDPECGATKALVVRDPGLPKPVGLYDPGLERDACGVGFIANIKGLKSHQIVKDALQILVNLEHRGAVGADPRAGDGAGILIQTPDKFFRKKAAKLGIDLPPQGEYAVGYFFMPVDREGRAKVQEIVTRVLTEEGLTLLGWRDVPTDNRCLGESVKPTEPHHAQLFVGRARDVTTEDDFERRLFVARKVVSNAVYNMKDPRTAGYYPVSLSCRTIVYKGMFLADQLGAYYPDLHDEDMESALALVHQRFSTNTFPAWSLAHPYRMIAHNGEINTLRGNVNWMAARQASVDSELFGNDISKLWPISYEGQSDTACFDNALEFLVMGGYSLPHAMMMLIPEAWAGNPLMNEERRAFYEYHAALMEPWDGPAAVAFTDGRMIGATLDRNGLRPARFLVTNDDRIIMASESGVLPVPEETIVQKWRLQPGKMLLVDIAQGRIVADDEIKSMLSAANPYKEWLGRTQIVLEDLKPVQVGDQRTDVSLLDRQQAFGYTQEDLQILMEPMAVTGQEAVGSMGNDTPISALSDRSKPLFTYFKQNFAQVTNPPIDPIREELVMSLVSFIGPRPNIFDLEGSSRRKRLEVRQPILTNEDLEKIRCIGVLEDKFDTKTIDITYPADKGAAGMDGALERLCDRVEAAVHGGYNIVILSDRQTGPDRIPIPSLLATAAVHHHLIRKGLRTSAGLVVETAEPREVHHFACLAGFGAEAINPYLAFDTLIAMKDSFPEELSDKEIVKRYIKSIDKGLLKVMSKMGISTYQSYCGAQIFDAVGLKSEFVAKYFTGTATRIEGVGLAEVADEAVRLHTRAFGNDPVLTGALDVGGEYAFRNRGEAHVWTFDTVSLLQHAVRGNSQDKYRAFAKAINEQNERLLTIRGLFRLRGAEEVGRRPVPVEEVEPTSEIVKRFATGAMSYGSISREAHTTLAIAMNRIGGKSNTGEGGEEPDRFKPLPNGDSMRSAIKQVASGRFGVTAEYLVNADMIQIKMAQGAKPGEGGQLPGHKVDAVIAKVRHSTPGVGLISPPPHHDIYSIEDLAQLIFDLKNTNPTADISVKLVSEVGVGTVAAGVSKARADHVTISGFEGGTGASPLTSIKHAGSPWEIGLAETHQTLVMNRLRGRIAVQVDGGLRTGRDVVIGALLGADEFGFATAPLIAAGCIMMRKCHLNTCPVGVATQDPVLRKRFRGTPEHVINYFFFVAEEVRELMAQLGYRTFSEMIGQMQMLDRRAVIEHAKAKGLDFSKLFHKPDAGKDVAIHRTESQDHKLGNVLDRELIVHANAALDRGAPVKVDLAVRNTDRSVGAMLSGEVSKRYGHAGLPADTIQIKLTGTAGQSFGAFLAHGVSLELEGEANDYVGKGLSGGRIVVYPARKAKLLTPENSIIVGNTVLYGAIEGECYFRGVAGERFAVRNSGAVAVVEGAGDHCCEYMTGGVVVVLGSTGRNFAAGMSGGIAYVLDEDGSFAARCNMAMVELEPVREEEEMIALHYHQSGGDLTAHGRVDVMSDMTRFDAERLYQLIANHARYTGSARAEAILASWAEMLPKFRKVMPTEYKRALAELAKEKEAAQQAAE, encoded by the coding sequence ATGGGCGCGCACGACCTGCGGAGCAGCACTGAGCGGCAGATCGATCCGGAGTGCGGCGCCACCAAAGCGCTGGTCGTCCGCGACCCTGGTCTGCCCAAGCCGGTCGGCCTTTACGATCCGGGCCTTGAGCGCGATGCCTGTGGCGTCGGCTTCATCGCCAACATCAAGGGCCTGAAGTCGCACCAGATCGTCAAGGACGCATTGCAGATCCTGGTCAATCTGGAGCATCGCGGCGCGGTCGGCGCCGATCCGCGCGCCGGCGACGGCGCCGGCATCCTGATCCAGACTCCTGACAAGTTCTTCCGCAAGAAGGCCGCCAAGCTCGGCATCGACCTGCCGCCGCAGGGCGAGTATGCCGTCGGCTACTTCTTCATGCCCGTGGACCGCGAGGGCCGCGCCAAGGTGCAGGAGATCGTCACCCGCGTCCTCACCGAGGAGGGCCTTACCCTGCTCGGCTGGCGCGACGTGCCGACCGACAACCGCTGCCTCGGCGAGAGCGTCAAGCCGACCGAGCCGCACCACGCCCAGCTGTTCGTGGGCCGCGCCCGCGACGTCACCACCGAAGACGATTTCGAGCGGCGGCTGTTCGTCGCCCGCAAGGTGGTGTCGAACGCGGTCTACAACATGAAGGACCCGCGCACCGCGGGCTATTACCCGGTGTCGCTGTCGTGCCGCACCATCGTCTACAAGGGCATGTTCCTGGCCGACCAGCTCGGCGCCTACTATCCGGACCTCCACGACGAGGACATGGAGTCGGCGCTGGCGCTGGTGCACCAGCGCTTCTCGACCAACACCTTCCCGGCGTGGTCGCTGGCGCACCCCTATCGGATGATCGCCCACAACGGCGAGATCAACACCCTGCGCGGCAACGTCAACTGGATGGCGGCGCGGCAAGCTTCGGTCGATTCCGAGCTGTTCGGCAACGATATTTCCAAGCTGTGGCCGATCTCCTACGAGGGCCAATCGGACACCGCCTGCTTCGACAACGCGCTCGAATTCCTGGTGATGGGCGGCTACTCGCTGCCCCACGCCATGATGATGCTGATCCCGGAAGCGTGGGCCGGCAACCCGCTGATGAACGAGGAGCGCCGCGCCTTCTATGAGTATCACGCCGCGTTGATGGAGCCGTGGGACGGCCCGGCGGCGGTGGCATTCACCGATGGCCGCATGATCGGCGCCACCCTCGATCGCAACGGCCTGCGGCCGGCGCGCTTCCTGGTCACCAACGACGACCGCATCATCATGGCGTCCGAATCCGGCGTGCTGCCGGTGCCGGAAGAGACCATCGTCCAGAAGTGGCGGCTGCAGCCCGGCAAGATGCTGCTGGTCGATATCGCGCAGGGCCGCATCGTCGCCGACGACGAGATCAAGAGCATGCTCTCCGCCGCCAATCCGTACAAGGAATGGCTGGGGCGCACGCAGATCGTGCTGGAGGATCTGAAGCCGGTTCAGGTGGGCGACCAGCGCACCGACGTCTCGCTGCTCGATCGACAACAGGCGTTCGGCTACACCCAGGAGGATCTCCAGATCCTGATGGAGCCGATGGCCGTCACCGGCCAGGAGGCGGTCGGCTCGATGGGCAACGACACGCCGATCTCGGCGCTGTCGGACCGCTCCAAGCCGCTGTTCACCTACTTCAAGCAGAACTTCGCCCAGGTCACCAACCCGCCGATCGACCCGATCCGCGAAGAGCTGGTGATGAGCTTGGTCTCGTTCATCGGACCCCGGCCGAACATCTTCGACCTTGAGGGCTCCTCGCGCCGCAAGCGGCTCGAAGTGCGCCAGCCGATCCTCACCAACGAGGACCTCGAGAAGATCCGCTGCATCGGCGTCCTCGAAGACAAGTTCGACACCAAGACCATCGACATCACCTACCCCGCCGACAAGGGCGCGGCCGGGATGGACGGCGCGCTGGAGCGGCTGTGCGACCGTGTCGAGGCCGCCGTGCACGGCGGCTACAACATCGTCATCCTGTCCGACCGCCAGACCGGGCCGGATCGCATTCCGATCCCGTCGCTGCTCGCCACCGCGGCGGTGCATCACCACCTGATCCGCAAGGGGCTGCGCACCTCGGCCGGCCTGGTGGTCGAGACCGCCGAGCCGCGCGAGGTGCACCATTTCGCCTGCCTGGCCGGCTTTGGCGCCGAAGCGATCAACCCCTACCTCGCCTTCGACACGCTGATCGCCATGAAGGACAGCTTCCCCGAGGAGCTGTCCGACAAGGAGATCGTCAAGCGCTACATCAAGTCGATCGACAAGGGCCTGCTCAAGGTGATGTCCAAGATGGGCATCTCGACCTACCAGTCCTATTGCGGCGCGCAGATCTTCGACGCGGTCGGGCTCAAATCCGAGTTCGTCGCCAAGTACTTCACCGGCACCGCCACCCGCATCGAGGGCGTCGGCCTCGCCGAGGTCGCCGACGAGGCCGTGCGGCTCCACACCCGCGCCTTCGGCAACGACCCGGTGCTGACCGGCGCGCTCGACGTCGGCGGCGAATACGCCTTCCGCAACCGCGGCGAGGCCCACGTCTGGACCTTCGATACCGTTTCGCTGCTCCAGCACGCGGTGCGCGGCAACTCCCAGGACAAGTACCGCGCGTTCGCCAAGGCGATCAACGAGCAGAACGAGCGGCTGCTCACCATCCGCGGCCTGTTCCGCCTGCGCGGCGCCGAGGAGGTCGGCCGCCGTCCGGTACCGGTCGAGGAGGTCGAGCCGACCAGCGAGATCGTCAAGCGCTTCGCCACCGGTGCGATGTCGTACGGCTCGATTTCGCGCGAGGCCCACACCACGCTCGCCATCGCCATGAACCGCATCGGCGGCAAGTCGAACACCGGCGAAGGCGGCGAGGAGCCGGACCGCTTCAAGCCGCTGCCGAACGGCGACTCGATGCGCTCGGCGATCAAGCAGGTGGCGTCCGGCCGCTTCGGCGTGACCGCGGAGTACCTCGTCAACGCCGACATGATCCAGATCAAGATGGCGCAGGGTGCCAAGCCCGGCGAAGGCGGACAGCTGCCCGGCCACAAGGTCGACGCGGTGATCGCCAAGGTGCGCCACTCGACTCCGGGCGTCGGCCTGATCTCGCCGCCGCCACACCACGACATCTATTCGATCGAGGATCTGGCGCAGCTGATCTTCGACCTCAAGAACACCAACCCCACCGCCGACATCTCGGTGAAGCTGGTGTCGGAGGTCGGCGTCGGCACCGTCGCCGCGGGCGTCTCCAAGGCGCGCGCCGACCACGTCACCATCTCCGGCTTCGAGGGCGGCACCGGCGCTTCGCCGCTGACCTCGATCAAGCACGCCGGCTCACCGTGGGAGATCGGTCTGGCCGAGACCCACCAGACCCTGGTGATGAACCGGCTGCGCGGCCGCATCGCGGTGCAGGTCGACGGCGGCCTGCGCACCGGGCGCGACGTGGTGATCGGCGCCCTGCTCGGCGCCGACGAGTTCGGCTTCGCCACCGCGCCCTTGATCGCGGCCGGCTGCATCATGATGCGCAAGTGCCACCTCAACACCTGCCCGGTTGGCGTCGCCACCCAGGATCCGGTGCTGCGCAAGCGCTTCCGCGGCACGCCCGAGCACGTCATCAACTATTTCTTCTTCGTCGCGGAAGAAGTCCGCGAGTTGATGGCCCAGCTCGGCTACCGCACCTTCAGCGAGATGATCGGCCAGATGCAGATGCTCGACCGCCGCGCGGTGATCGAGCACGCCAAGGCCAAGGGGCTCGACTTCTCCAAGCTGTTCCACAAGCCCGACGCCGGCAAGGACGTCGCGATCCACCGCACCGAGAGCCAGGACCACAAGCTCGGCAACGTGCTGGATCGCGAGCTGATCGTGCATGCGAACGCCGCGCTCGATCGCGGTGCACCGGTGAAGGTCGACCTCGCGGTGAGGAACACCGACCGCTCGGTCGGTGCCATGCTGTCGGGCGAGGTGTCCAAGCGCTACGGCCACGCCGGCCTGCCGGCCGACACCATCCAGATCAAGCTTACCGGCACCGCCGGCCAGAGCTTCGGCGCCTTCCTGGCGCACGGCGTGTCGCTGGAGCTGGAGGGTGAGGCCAACGACTATGTCGGCAAGGGTCTGTCGGGCGGCCGCATCGTGGTCTACCCGGCGCGCAAGGCGAAACTGCTGACGCCGGAGAACTCGATCATCGTCGGCAACACCGTGCTCTACGGCGCCATCGAGGGCGAGTGCTACTTCCGCGGCGTCGCCGGTGAGCGCTTCGCGGTGCGCAACTCCGGCGCCGTCGCGGTGGTCGAGGGTGCGGGCGACCATTGCTGCGAATACATGACCGGCGGCGTCGTGGTGGTGCTCGGCAGCACCGGCCGCAACTTCGCGGCCGGCATGTCGGGCGGCATCGCCTACGTGCTCGACGAGGACGGCTCGTTCGCGGCCCGCTGCAACATGGCAATGGTCGAGCTGGAGCCGGTGCGGGAGGAGGAGGAAATGATCGCCCTCCACTACCACCAGTCCGGCGGCGACCTGACCGCCCACGGCCGGGTGGACGTGATGAGCGACATGACCCGCTTCGACGCCGAACGGCTCTACCAGCTCATCGCCAACCACGCGCGCTATACCGGCTCGGCCCGCGCCGAGGCGATCCTCGCCAGCTGGGCCGAGATGCTGCCGAAATTCCGCAAGGTGATGCCGACCGAGTACAAGCGCGCGCTCGCCGAGCTCGCCAAGGAAAAGGAAGCCGC
- a CDS encoding alpha/beta fold hydrolase, with product MELFPTPSNPVPSGAVCGRIVARDGVGLRFARFPATKSCRGTVCLFGGRTEQAEKYFETIADLRRRGFAVATLDWRGQGGSDRLLKDPRKGFVRAFDDYELDLEVFIREVVYPDCPPPYFALAHSMGGAILIRAAKHSRRWFDRTVAVSPMIRIRLPAYDAAWRTVRLLRAFGLGRLLVPGGKPGDVMRRPFDGNKLTSDSARYARNAEIIELHPDLGLGAPTVAWVDEAFRAAAEFADPAYPSTLRHPILIVAAGNDEVVSTLATDRFAIRLLGGAGLVIPGARHEILQERTAVREQFWAAFDAFVPGSGA from the coding sequence ATGGAACTTTTCCCCACCCCCAGCAATCCCGTCCCGAGCGGCGCCGTGTGCGGCCGCATCGTCGCGCGCGATGGCGTCGGGCTGCGCTTTGCGCGCTTTCCTGCCACCAAATCCTGCCGCGGCACAGTGTGCCTGTTCGGCGGCCGCACCGAGCAGGCCGAAAAGTACTTCGAGACCATCGCGGATTTGCGCCGCCGCGGCTTTGCAGTGGCGACGCTGGATTGGCGCGGCCAGGGCGGCTCCGACCGCCTTCTGAAGGATCCGCGCAAGGGCTTCGTGCGCGCGTTCGACGACTACGAGCTCGATCTCGAGGTGTTCATCCGCGAGGTGGTCTATCCGGACTGCCCGCCGCCCTATTTCGCGCTGGCCCATTCGATGGGCGGCGCCATCCTGATTCGCGCCGCCAAGCATAGCCGGCGCTGGTTCGACCGCACCGTCGCGGTGTCGCCGATGATTCGCATCCGACTGCCGGCCTACGACGCAGCGTGGCGCACGGTGCGGCTGCTGCGGGCATTCGGCCTGGGGCGTCTGCTGGTCCCCGGCGGCAAGCCGGGCGACGTCATGCGGCGGCCGTTCGACGGCAACAAGCTGACCTCGGACTCCGCCCGCTACGCCCGCAACGCCGAGATCATCGAACTCCACCCCGACCTTGGCCTCGGCGCGCCGACCGTTGCCTGGGTGGACGAGGCGTTCCGCGCCGCCGCGGAGTTTGCCGATCCGGCCTATCCGTCGACGCTGCGCCACCCGATCCTGATCGTGGCGGCCGGCAATGACGAGGTGGTCTCGACCCTGGCGACCGACCGCTTCGCCATTCGGCTGCTTGGCGGGGCAGGGCTGGTGATACCGGGCGCGCGGCACGAAATCCTGCAGGAGCGCACCGCGGTGCGCGAGCAGTTCTGGGCGGCGTTCGACGCCTTCGTGCCGGGCTCGGGAGCGTAG
- a CDS encoding PepSY domain-containing protein, with product MVVFLGPARIAAIAVALLSVGGPAFAQGYYYRPWGPEYGRPVPPAAIPGRRFQAELPPWEIETMLRSMGYTRISRPRMAGSVYEVNATDRRGWRIALVVDSESGRILEREALGVVVDPRDGDEPPVKRSRPSQASRTPAEQPSRPKTAAPAAVPEASLPLAPGPVTPAEAAKPSETVKPPEAAKPSEPAEPSPAVRPVELPKPLQASKPSEAPKPAEAPKPSEVAKPAAVAPAAKAAAKPPEPAKSATKPADPAKPATAAKAPEAAKAPETAKPAASATDSSRPIWAQRRPAAEDTPAKPAAKKPNPAVAFPPVQGFE from the coding sequence ATGGTTGTTTTCCTCGGACCAGCGCGTATTGCCGCGATCGCGGTCGCGCTGCTTTCGGTTGGCGGCCCGGCCTTCGCGCAAGGCTATTATTACCGGCCCTGGGGCCCGGAGTACGGCCGCCCGGTGCCGCCGGCGGCGATCCCCGGTCGGCGCTTCCAGGCCGAGCTGCCGCCCTGGGAGATCGAGACCATGCTGCGCTCGATGGGCTATACGCGGATTTCGCGGCCGCGGATGGCCGGGTCGGTCTACGAGGTCAATGCCACCGACCGGCGGGGCTGGCGCATCGCGCTGGTGGTGGATTCGGAATCCGGGCGCATTCTGGAGCGTGAGGCGCTCGGGGTGGTGGTCGATCCGCGTGATGGCGACGAGCCGCCGGTGAAGCGCTCGCGGCCGAGCCAGGCCTCGCGCACGCCGGCCGAACAGCCCAGCCGGCCAAAGACCGCCGCGCCCGCTGCCGTGCCCGAGGCCAGCCTGCCGCTGGCGCCTGGTCCGGTCACGCCGGCCGAGGCGGCCAAGCCGTCGGAGACGGTGAAGCCGCCCGAGGCCGCCAAACCGTCGGAACCGGCCGAGCCGTCGCCGGCCGTCCGGCCGGTCGAGCTGCCGAAACCGTTGCAGGCGTCAAAGCCTTCGGAGGCACCAAAGCCCGCCGAGGCGCCGAAGCCTTCGGAGGTGGCCAAGCCGGCGGCAGTCGCCCCAGCGGCCAAGGCTGCGGCCAAGCCGCCAGAGCCCGCCAAGTCTGCAACAAAGCCGGCCGACCCGGCCAAGCCGGCGACCGCGGCCAAGGCACCTGAGGCGGCGAAAGCGCCGGAAACCGCCAAGCCGGCGGCGAGCGCCACCGACTCCAGCCGTCCGATCTGGGCGCAGCGGCGTCCGGCTGCCGAGGACACCCCGGCAAAACCGGCGGCGAAAAAGCCCAATCCGGCGGTGGCATTCCCGCCGGTCCAGGGCTTCGAGTGA
- a CDS encoding Hsp20 family protein — protein MRTFDLTPLYRSTIGFDRLFSLLDQTAGVETTPSYPPYNIERTGENSYRISIAVAGFTDQELSIEAKEQTLTVRGDKRPETAKPEFMYQGIAARAFERRFQLADHVTVQGARLEHGLLHIDLVRVIPEAAKPRIVPIATSAKGIEAKTVDGAEKVAA, from the coding sequence ATGCGCACCTTCGACCTGACCCCCCTCTATCGCTCCACCATCGGCTTCGACCGGCTGTTCTCGCTGCTCGACCAGACGGCGGGGGTGGAGACCACACCGTCCTATCCGCCCTACAATATTGAGCGGACTGGCGAAAATTCCTATCGCATCTCGATCGCGGTGGCAGGCTTCACCGACCAGGAACTCTCGATCGAGGCAAAGGAGCAGACGCTGACCGTCCGCGGCGACAAGCGTCCTGAGACGGCAAAGCCCGAGTTCATGTATCAGGGCATCGCCGCCCGCGCGTTCGAGCGCCGCTTCCAGCTCGCCGACCACGTCACCGTCCAGGGTGCCCGGCTTGAGCACGGCCTGCTCCACATCGACCTCGTCCGTGTGATTCCGGAGGCAGCCAAGCCGCGCATCGTGCCGATCGCGACCAGCGCCAAAGGCATCGAGGCCAAGACGGTGGACGGCGCCGAGAAGGTCGCCGCCTGA